A genomic segment from Aridibaculum aurantiacum encodes:
- the drmB gene encoding DUF1998 domain-containing protein, whose amino-acid sequence MSYDIRQSQIIHTWPSGSMIDFPELSLIMLCHDDGYGDWGNVNQEDPNKKQVIRDSRLAEAFKVDHFVVPPQEDGINNLSAYGIRFPGAQYCPKCGLIHFITKTRGQAIIERGSFDQKMRAFTCDACTNNQTGIGPNLVPMRFVIATEEGFLGDFPWDWFVHKSCPKERGQRHLLYYKSKGGSAGLSDITIESYRRGSNTFLASRDLGQIFDQSIFTETDAEGNYLDYVNNYLPKPWKGWHNNESYVTELVSDVPRQGNIMDGDDLSPAAKRKFPRTMQRGAGNIIFPIIYSGILLPQSAYEQQCPPEVQQNLDSTVTIFRDSMPDIYQDYTNEQWRDFLIRLVESNPNHQLLKLGYTKEAVIGFIRNHFGEKPEERFINKAVLLRQQEFSAFTGTVIKDKTVWFKKKKVDGNEYNSLTGQPDLLEEVVLLEKLSALKVYKGFTRVKPLMGEELVFAEAADNLDTKQKHEFERIQDARRDPLHTRELPAVEVKGEGIFLKFSNKKLNAWADEYPNARLDTINHNLEQANLSFNQNHELINKRYLFLHTLSHILLKELAEDCGYSLSSLAEIIYCSGNSSIGTEEEMNGILIYTTTSDAEGSLGGLVEKGQPDYLSSVMNKGVDKARWCSSDPLCISAEQGQGFMGLNLAACYSCVLLPETSCEKMNKYLDRAAVIGTLNNSRIGLFNQ is encoded by the coding sequence ATGAGTTACGATATCAGACAGTCACAAATTATACATACATGGCCGTCCGGCTCAATGATTGATTTTCCGGAGCTTTCACTGATCATGCTGTGCCATGATGATGGCTACGGCGACTGGGGAAATGTAAATCAGGAAGACCCGAATAAAAAACAGGTGATTAGAGACAGTCGCCTGGCAGAAGCATTTAAGGTCGATCATTTTGTGGTTCCCCCACAGGAGGATGGCATTAATAATCTATCCGCCTATGGAATACGGTTTCCCGGAGCGCAGTATTGTCCAAAGTGTGGGCTGATTCATTTTATTACAAAGACGAGAGGGCAGGCAATAATTGAACGGGGCTCTTTCGATCAGAAGATGCGAGCTTTTACTTGTGATGCCTGCACTAATAATCAGACGGGTATCGGCCCCAATCTGGTGCCAATGCGCTTTGTGATTGCGACAGAAGAGGGTTTTCTGGGTGATTTTCCTTGGGACTGGTTTGTTCACAAAAGCTGTCCTAAAGAAAGGGGCCAGAGACATCTGCTTTATTATAAATCAAAGGGAGGATCAGCAGGTCTGAGCGATATTACAATTGAGAGTTACCGGAGAGGAAGCAATACTTTTTTAGCCAGCAGAGATCTCGGTCAGATATTTGACCAGTCAATTTTCACTGAAACAGATGCAGAAGGAAATTATCTGGATTATGTAAACAATTACCTGCCAAAACCATGGAAAGGATGGCATAACAATGAGAGCTATGTAACAGAGCTCGTCAGTGACGTTCCAAGGCAGGGAAACATCATGGACGGTGATGATTTATCACCGGCTGCAAAGCGCAAGTTTCCCAGGACAATGCAAAGGGGCGCCGGCAATATTATTTTCCCCATTATTTACAGCGGTATCCTCCTGCCACAGTCAGCCTATGAGCAGCAATGCCCTCCGGAAGTGCAGCAAAATCTGGACTCAACGGTCACAATTTTCAGGGACAGTATGCCGGATATATATCAGGACTATACAAACGAGCAATGGCGCGATTTCCTGATCAGACTTGTCGAAAGCAATCCGAATCACCAGTTGCTGAAACTTGGCTATACCAAGGAAGCAGTCATCGGTTTTATCCGGAATCATTTTGGTGAAAAGCCCGAAGAGCGCTTTATCAACAAAGCTGTATTGCTTCGTCAACAGGAATTCAGCGCTTTTACAGGGACAGTGATAAAGGATAAGACAGTATGGTTCAAAAAGAAGAAAGTTGATGGTAATGAATACAACAGCCTCACAGGTCAGCCCGATCTGTTGGAGGAAGTAGTACTACTTGAAAAACTCTCCGCACTGAAGGTCTATAAGGGGTTCACGCGGGTGAAACCATTGATGGGTGAAGAACTAGTTTTTGCAGAAGCTGCGGATAATTTAGATACGAAGCAGAAACACGAATTTGAGCGTATACAGGATGCACGCAGAGACCCCTTGCATACAAGGGAATTGCCCGCAGTTGAAGTGAAAGGAGAAGGAATTTTTCTTAAGTTCAGTAATAAAAAGCTCAATGCGTGGGCAGATGAGTATCCGAATGCACGTCTCGATACGATAAACCACAACTTAGAACAGGCGAACCTCAGTTTCAACCAGAATCATGAGTTAATCAATAAACGGTACTTATTCCTGCATACACTTTCCCATATACTGCTAAAAGAGCTGGCAGAGGACTGCGGATACAGTCTTTCATCCCTCGCAGAAATTATCTACTGTAGTGGCAACTCTTCAATCGGGACTGAAGAAGAGATGAACGGTATCCTTATTTATACCACGACTTCCGACGCTGAGGGATCCCTAGGCGGATTGGTTGAAAAAGGACAGCCGGATTATCTTTCATCAGTGATGAACAAAGGTGTCGATAAAGCGCGCTGGTGCTCCTCTGATCCGCTTTGCATATCAGCAGAACAGGGGCAGGGCTTTATGGGGCTTAACCTTGCAGCCTGCTATTCCTGTGTGCTGCTACCCGAAACAAGCTGCGAAAAAATGAACAAATACCTGGATCGTGCAGCGGTGATCGGAACACTTAATAATTCACGAATTGGACTTTTTAATCAATAA
- a CDS encoding AIPR family protein — protein sequence MTLDEFAADFLENVMISVDTDSLSLEDAITIDILEYIKDCGEILEPQVCSFKVRGMKINALDYDDDNEAIDLFVTLSKEDSRIQKISDKDVLDAFSKAEKFFLAVRNGTIGDKVDQPDEQLSDFIDIIQHTKAYSRNVRVFVLTNGLCSPHIVPQDKEENDIIWDYELWDIERIYQQYLIKAGKQKIEIDFQRDYNYRLKCLQMENVSDKVDEYLAILPALILADIYGQYKQGLLEKNVRTFLQFKAKVNNGIRETIRTQPDMFFAYNNGISTTAEKVDVIYEEGIPYLNRIENLQIVNGGQTTASIYYTSGEKGIDLSRAFVPMKISVVKPGNSLNDVVPSISRFANSQTAIKDSDFSSNSQYHVSLEQWSRSEWVPETGGGKAISKWYYERTRGQYLDERSRIPSKKDQKRFDVEYPKKQKFNKTDLAKYEMSWRQRPHDASKGGEKNFLLFVKDTDHNVEISKTQYHHVIAKAILFHEIDKMITAKKLGGYKANVVSYTIAILSFKTGQKLDLETIWQQQELNDDLRAIINRLIDVVWEHIMSPSKSGMNITEWCKRQECWLTLRDKHFDTGMLKNHLVLYGGNGMQAEALTEQEIKMIEEASTVKAETWFALAKWAKENNLFSPFDRKLSYNLGIIESRGKGMSVKQAKNGIRILQLSKKEGFEE from the coding sequence GTGACACTTGACGAATTTGCAGCTGACTTTCTTGAAAATGTAATGATTAGTGTCGATACTGACAGTCTTTCTTTAGAAGATGCAATTACAATTGATATCTTGGAATACATAAAAGATTGCGGTGAAATTCTTGAACCGCAAGTATGCAGTTTCAAAGTGAGAGGCATGAAAATTAACGCCTTGGACTATGACGATGACAATGAGGCTATTGATCTGTTTGTCACGTTAAGTAAAGAAGATTCAAGAATTCAGAAGATCTCAGACAAAGACGTGCTAGACGCTTTCAGCAAAGCCGAAAAGTTCTTTCTGGCAGTTAGAAATGGAACTATTGGAGATAAAGTTGATCAGCCAGACGAACAGCTGTCTGATTTTATTGATATCATACAGCATACCAAAGCTTATTCCAGAAACGTCCGTGTTTTTGTCCTTACCAATGGGCTATGCTCACCACACATTGTACCACAGGATAAAGAGGAAAACGATATTATTTGGGATTATGAGCTGTGGGATATCGAGCGGATATACCAGCAATATTTAATTAAAGCAGGAAAACAGAAGATTGAAATTGATTTTCAAAGGGATTATAATTACAGACTGAAGTGTCTTCAGATGGAGAATGTGAGCGATAAAGTGGATGAATATCTTGCAATTCTCCCTGCTCTGATTCTCGCAGACATATATGGCCAGTATAAGCAGGGACTTCTGGAAAAAAATGTAAGGACCTTTCTGCAGTTCAAGGCAAAGGTGAATAACGGCATCCGAGAAACCATCAGGACCCAGCCAGATATGTTCTTCGCCTACAACAATGGCATTTCCACCACCGCGGAAAAAGTGGACGTGATATATGAAGAAGGTATCCCTTATCTGAACCGAATTGAGAATCTGCAGATTGTGAATGGTGGCCAGACAACGGCTTCCATCTATTACACCTCCGGTGAAAAGGGAATTGACCTTTCTAGGGCTTTCGTGCCGATGAAGATATCTGTCGTTAAACCTGGTAACAGTTTAAATGACGTAGTTCCCAGCATTTCAAGGTTCGCAAACAGCCAGACAGCTATCAAAGACTCGGACTTCAGTTCAAATTCGCAGTATCACGTTTCTCTAGAGCAATGGTCGAGGAGTGAGTGGGTTCCGGAAACTGGTGGAGGAAAAGCTATAAGCAAGTGGTATTATGAAAGGACAAGAGGACAGTATTTAGACGAACGTTCAAGAATACCTTCCAAGAAGGATCAGAAGCGCTTCGATGTAGAGTATCCAAAGAAGCAAAAGTTTAATAAAACAGATTTGGCAAAATATGAGATGAGCTGGCGACAACGTCCTCATGATGCCAGTAAAGGAGGAGAAAAAAACTTCCTGTTGTTTGTGAAGGACACGGATCACAACGTGGAAATTTCCAAGACGCAGTACCATCACGTGATTGCCAAAGCTATTTTATTTCATGAGATTGATAAAATGATAACGGCAAAAAAGCTAGGAGGCTATAAAGCCAATGTTGTTTCTTACACCATTGCTATTCTCTCCTTCAAAACAGGGCAGAAGCTTGATCTGGAAACCATTTGGCAACAGCAGGAATTAAATGACGACTTACGTGCAATAATCAACCGCCTCATTGATGTAGTCTGGGAACATATAATGTCACCCTCAAAGTCTGGTATGAACATTACCGAGTGGTGTAAAAGACAGGAATGTTGGCTGACGTTAAGGGATAAGCATTTTGACACAGGAATGCTAAAAAACCATCTGGTTCTGTATGGTGGTAATGGCATGCAGGCAGAGGCATTAACAGAGCAGGAAATTAAAATGATTGAAGAAGCATCAACTGTGAAAGCTGAAACTTGGTTTGCATTGGCAAAATGGGCGAAGGAGAACAA